The proteins below are encoded in one region of Prevotella melaninogenica ATCC 25845:
- a CDS encoding HIT family protein, with protein MTIFSKIAAGEIPSYKCAENEQFYAFLDIDPVTKGHTLVIPRKEVDYIFDMEDEELAAFEVFAKKVARAIKTVFPCKKVAQVVLGLEVNHAHIHLLPMNSEADVNFKHHVQVEAEEQKEIAAKIFKAFQELD; from the coding sequence ATGACAATATTCAGTAAGATTGCAGCGGGTGAGATTCCAAGCTACAAGTGTGCAGAGAACGAACAGTTCTATGCATTTCTCGACATTGATCCTGTAACAAAGGGACACACACTTGTTATTCCTCGTAAGGAGGTTGACTACATCTTTGATATGGAAGATGAGGAACTTGCAGCCTTTGAGGTTTTTGCAAAGAAGGTTGCACGTGCAATAAAGACAGTCTTTCCATGTAAGAAGGTAGCACAGGTCGTCTTGGGGTTAGAGGTTAACCATGCACATATCCACCTCTTGCCAATGAACAGTGAGGCTGATGTTAATTTCAAACATCACGTACAGGTTGAGGCTGAGGAGCAGAAGGAGATTGCTGCAAAGATTTTCAAGGCTTTCCAGGAATTGGATTAA
- the greA gene encoding transcription elongation factor GreA yields MAYMSQEGYDKLVADLQYLESVERPKASAAIAEAADKGDLSENSEYDAAKEAQRHLEARIAELKMTVAQAKIVDVSRLSTDAVQIMSTVEMTNVKTNAKMKYTIVSETEANLKQNKISIKTPIAQGLLNKKVGDEVEITIPRGTITLRIDKISIDA; encoded by the coding sequence ATGGCTTATATGTCACAGGAAGGTTACGACAAACTCGTAGCCGATTTGCAGTATTTAGAATCTGTTGAACGTCCCAAGGCATCTGCTGCTATTGCCGAAGCTGCCGATAAGGGTGACTTGAGTGAGAATTCTGAGTATGATGCTGCTAAGGAGGCACAGCGTCATCTTGAAGCACGTATTGCTGAATTGAAGATGACCGTGGCACAAGCAAAGATTGTTGATGTGTCACGTTTGAGCACTGATGCTGTACAGATTATGTCTACTGTTGAGATGACAAACGTAAAGACAAATGCTAAGATGAAGTATACGATTGTTAGTGAGACAGAGGCTAACCTGAAGCAGAATAAGATTTCAATCAAGACTCCTATTGCACAGGGCTTGTTGAATAAGAAGGTGGGCGATGAGGTTGAAATCACTATCCCTCGTGGTACTATCACTCTGCGCATTGATAAGATCTCAATTGATGCATAA
- the pdxT gene encoding pyridoxal 5'-phosphate synthase glutaminase subunit PdxT: MRIAVLALQGAFLEHEMMLRKLGIDCFEVRRLEDWQQEKDGLIIPGGESTTQGKLLRDLSLLDPIREAIEAGLPVFGTCAGLILLAREVEGNSPSAPVPPRLGTMNMTAARNAYGRQLGSFHTEAPFKGIDGDIPMTFIRAPYIKESADEVETLSEVDGHIVAARQGNQLVTAFHPELDSDMRVHEYFLEMVKGR, translated from the coding sequence ATGAGAATTGCCGTTCTTGCCCTGCAGGGAGCATTCTTAGAGCATGAAATGATGCTCCGTAAACTGGGGATTGATTGCTTTGAGGTGCGCCGATTGGAGGATTGGCAACAGGAGAAAGATGGATTGATAATCCCAGGTGGTGAGAGTACCACGCAAGGAAAGCTCCTTCGTGACCTCAGTTTGCTTGATCCTATCCGTGAAGCTATCGAAGCGGGATTGCCGGTCTTTGGTACTTGTGCGGGTTTAATACTCCTTGCTCGTGAGGTAGAGGGGAATAGTCCGTCTGCTCCAGTTCCTCCTCGATTGGGTACAATGAATATGACAGCTGCCCGTAATGCTTACGGTCGTCAGTTGGGTAGTTTCCATACGGAGGCTCCTTTTAAGGGGATTGATGGCGATATCCCAATGACTTTCATCCGTGCACCTTATATAAAGGAGTCTGCTGATGAGGTAGAAACCCTTTCAGAGGTTGATGGTCATATCGTAGCTGCTCGCCAAGGAAACCAACTTGTTACTGCTTTTCATCCAGAATTGGATAGTGATATGCGTGTGCATGAATACTTCTTGGAAATGGTGAAGGGTAGATGA
- the pdxS gene encoding pyridoxal 5'-phosphate synthase lyase subunit PdxS — protein sequence MANRQELNRNLAQMLKGGVIMDVTTPEQARIAEAAGACAVMALERIPADIRAAGGVSRMSDPKMIKGIQEAVTIPVMAKCRIGHIAEAQILQAIEIDYIDESEVLSPADNIYHIDKTQFEVPFVCGARNLSEALRRIAEGATMIRTKGEPGTGDVVQAVSHMRLMQSQIRELVSKREDELFEAAKQLQAPYDLVKYVHENGKLPVVNFAAGGVATPADAALMMQLGAEGVFVGSGIFKSGDPAKRAAAIVKAVTNYNNPKELAALSEDLGEAMVGINEHEIEVLMAERGQ from the coding sequence ATGGCAAATAGACAAGAACTAAACCGCAACCTCGCTCAGATGTTAAAAGGCGGTGTAATCATGGACGTAACAACACCAGAGCAGGCGCGTATCGCTGAGGCTGCAGGTGCTTGTGCAGTAATGGCATTGGAACGTATCCCAGCTGATATTCGTGCTGCTGGTGGCGTTTCACGCATGAGTGACCCAAAGATGATTAAAGGCATTCAGGAGGCTGTGACGATTCCTGTAATGGCAAAGTGCCGTATTGGTCATATCGCTGAGGCTCAGATTCTGCAGGCAATTGAGATTGATTACATTGATGAAAGTGAAGTTCTATCTCCTGCTGATAATATCTATCATATTGACAAGACACAATTTGAGGTGCCATTCGTTTGTGGTGCACGTAATTTGAGCGAAGCATTGCGCCGTATTGCAGAGGGTGCAACGATGATTCGTACAAAGGGTGAGCCTGGTACAGGTGATGTTGTGCAGGCTGTTAGCCATATGCGTTTGATGCAGAGTCAGATTCGTGAACTCGTTAGTAAGCGTGAGGACGAACTCTTTGAGGCTGCTAAGCAGTTGCAGGCTCCGTACGATCTCGTGAAGTATGTACATGAGAATGGTAAGCTTCCTGTAGTGAATTTCGCTGCGGGTGGTGTGGCAACTCCTGCTGATGCTGCATTGATGATGCAGTTAGGTGCTGAGGGTGTGTTTGTTGGTTCTGGTATCTTCAAGAGTGGTGATCCAGCTAAGCGTGCTGCAGCTATCGTTAAGGCAGTTACAAACTATAATAACCCTAAGGAGTTGGCTGCATTGTCAGAAGACTTGGGTGAGGCTATGGTTGGTATCAACGAGCATGAAATTGAAGTGCTCATGGCTGAGCGTGGACAATGA
- a CDS encoding bifunctional hydroxymethylpyrimidine kinase/phosphomethylpyrimidine kinase — protein MQNNKPKLLKTILTITGSDSTGGSGVQADIRTIATLGGYAVSAVTSVTVQNTLGIQAFYDLPAEIVRGQIEAIINDMQPDTVKVGMIRTIETLAVVVDALLKYRPHHIIYDPIVTASNGDRLMTDDVITQIRCRLLPLCSLVILREGEAERIFDCSSLKGEGRRTVRSFVLDDPLQHGLANSFSSALAVYLSQDEPMDEALQHAREYVRTLVARKSDISGRSSQLYNEFLEAVQLHYHTNRDVAFYADCLNVSPRYLSQVAHRISGKSPKCIIDHTLAEVLACQLRTTQKTIQEIAYEHGFASQAQFSKFFKKQMGQTPSEWRRS, from the coding sequence AATAAACCTAAACTGTTGAAGACAATTCTCACAATAACAGGTTCAGATAGCACTGGTGGCTCTGGTGTGCAGGCTGATATCAGAACGATAGCAACCTTAGGAGGCTATGCTGTGTCGGCTGTAACGTCTGTCACGGTGCAGAATACCTTGGGTATTCAGGCTTTCTATGACCTTCCTGCGGAGATTGTCAGAGGACAGATTGAGGCGATTATCAATGATATGCAGCCTGACACGGTAAAGGTGGGAATGATTAGAACCATAGAGACCTTGGCTGTCGTGGTGGATGCACTGTTGAAGTATCGTCCTCACCATATTATATATGACCCAATAGTGACGGCAAGTAATGGTGACAGATTGATGACAGATGACGTGATAACACAGATACGTTGTCGTTTGCTGCCACTTTGTTCGCTTGTCATTCTGCGTGAAGGAGAGGCTGAAAGAATCTTTGATTGTTCTTCGTTGAAAGGAGAAGGACGTCGAACTGTACGCTCATTTGTGTTGGACGACCCTTTACAGCATGGTCTTGCCAATAGTTTTTCGTCAGCACTTGCAGTCTATCTTAGCCAAGACGAGCCGATGGATGAAGCGTTACAACATGCTCGGGAGTATGTCAGAACGCTTGTAGCAAGGAAGAGTGATATCAGTGGACGGAGTAGTCAGCTGTATAATGAATTCTTAGAAGCTGTTCAGTTGCATTATCATACGAATCGTGATGTTGCCTTTTATGCTGACTGTCTGAATGTTTCTCCACGTTATCTGTCGCAGGTGGCGCATAGAATATCTGGTAAATCTCCCAAATGTATCATTGACCATACACTGGCAGAGGTACTTGCCTGTCAGCTTCGAACGACACAGAAGACCATTCAAGAGATTGCATATGAGCATGGTTTTGCCTCACAAGCTCAGTTCTCTAAGTTCTTTAAGAAGCAGATGGGACAGACTCCGAGTGAGTGGCGAAGGTCGTAG